DNA sequence from the Salifodinibacter halophilus genome:
CGCGGCAACATCGAGACACTGGATGCACCGGACGAGATGCCGATACTCGACCGCCCCGAATCCCAAGCGGCCCGCCGCCGACCGAAACGGATCGGCACTAGCGGTGGCAACCAATCCGCCGCCGACCGCCTGAAAGCTGCGGCTGGTGCGCAATCCGCTGGCGGCCAACAAATCGAGACCGACGACCCGGACGAAGCCGCCGCCGCCATCATCGAGTTTCTCGAAGACAAGGCCATCCTCAAACGCTGATCCGCGCTACGCGAGCACACCCACAGCACCGTTCAACGGCTGTGGCCCCGCCCATACGACACCATTAGACAAGCATTAACGAGTACCTCCCGGCTGGGCTTGGTGGTGCGCTACCGCTCCGTTTTCGCGCACCGGCATACCACTGATGGCGCAGTGGCAAAGTGTTGACGCGTGTAAAACGATCGTTTTACACTCGATGCATGGATATCGATGCACAACTACTCGCCACGGCCGAGCGGCTTTTCGATCGCGATGGCTTTAACGCCACCGGAATGGGACGCGTCATCCAGGAAACCGGACTATCGAGCCGCACGGTCTATAAGCACGCCACGAGCAAGAGCGCTCTGATGGCCATGGTGTTATCCGAGCGCCAGCGGCGATTTTTCGAACACCTCGATGCCCGCAGTACAGACGCACTTTTTGCGTCGCTAACCATTTGGGTCGAACAAGAAGGCGCGCGTGGTTGCTTATTTTTCCGCGCTCACGCGGAAACGGGCGGCAACACACCGGTGATCGAGCGGGCGGTCACCGCTTATCATTCGTACTTGCACGCACGAATTGCTGAGTTAGTCGCGCTTGAGACTGGCGCGACCCACGATGATCTGACGGATCAGATGCTCGCACTTTTCGAAGGGGCGACGACGGCGGCGACATACCGTGGCATAGCAGTCATCGAGGCAGCCCGCATCCGCGCCCAAAACTTCATCGCCGAGGCAAAACAACAATGATGCCGGCTATCCGTGTGGGGACGACCGGATTTGGCCTTATCGCGGTCTGCTACGGGTTTGCACGGTTCGCTTTTGGCCTATTCCTGCCCCAGATTCGGGCGGATCTGGCGCTATCCTCGAGCCTGGCTGGTGTTATCTCGGGCGGCGCATTTTTAGCGTACTGCTTGGCCATCGTCGTATCAGCACACCTGTCAGAGCGGATTGGCGCTCGCGCTATTGCCGTTGCAGCAGCACTCGTTGCTTGTGCAGGCACACTCGGTATTGCGACGTCCGCGTCGCCGGCTTGGCTGGCTATCTTCGTGGTACTAGCCGGTGCGAGTACTGGCTTGGCCTCCCCGCCGATGGCCGACGCGGTATCCCACGCTGTGGCGAAGCGCCATCAAGACGCGACTAATACCGTGATTAATGCCGGCACTAGCGCCGGTGTCGCCCTATCGGGACCGATTGCGCTGATCATGGGCGATGACTGGCGCATGGTTTTCACGATCTTTTCGGGCATTGCTTTCGCATTAGCCGTGGCGGCATTCATTTCGTTGCCGACCAATACAGCGCAGCGGCGACGCACCAGACACACTAATCACAGCCGTTTGCCATCGCTTAATGCCAATCTGATTCGCCTAGTCGGCGCATCATGCCTCATGGGCATATCAAGCACTGCGCTCTGGTCGTTCGGCGGTGAGATCGTCACGCTACGGCTGGACTGGGCGGCGCGCGGCGCCGGCTTGCTTTGGACCATGATCGGCACGGCCGGTGTATGCGGTGCCGCAGCGGGCTGGCTGACCGTGCGCTTGGGTTTAAACGCCGTCCATTGGCTATTTCTGGCTGTCTTGGCTGCCAGTATCGGCATGCTCGGGCTGACATTCACGACCCCAACGTTGACGTTGATCGGTGGTGCCTTGTTTGGCGCAGCCTATGTGATGCTGACGGGCATCTATCTTGTCTGGGGCACGTCGGCGCTGCCGAATCGGCCGGCTACTGGCTTAATGGTCGGTTTCTTGACCATTGCCGTAGGCCAGACGATCGGCGCGCCTTTATTTGGTTTCTTGATGAGTCGCACTTCATTGGAAATCGCCGTCCTGGCCTTTTCCGGTCTCGGCTTGGCGGCAGGACTGTTCTGGTCCGAATCGCCCCCTAATCAAGTTACTACAGCCGATATCGGCCATGACCCGCTTACCGAATGTTCCACGCATCAGTGACATTCATTCGTGGTGCCGTCGCCGCTGAGCACAGCGGCGCGATGCAAACCTCATCACCCAACATAGCTGCATCGCGGCCGAGCGGCAAATTCTTGAGCCTGGCGGTCGTTGGTGAGCATCGCCGTGTCGCATCCATTCAATGTGTATTGCCTTGTGCTTTGTAGATTGAGCCTATACAGCAATTGGCGTCGGTTGGCGACGTCTCGACAAGGCAAGACGCGATGAGCGACAAGCGGCGACAAAAATACTCAGCGTTCAGTCTTTTCGCCCAGGGACTCAGCCATCACAAGCATTGGCAACAGGCGTGGCGTAGTCCCGAGCCGAAATCTCATTACGACGTAATCATCATCGGCGCCGGTGGCCACGGGCTCGCCACTGCCTTCTATTTAGCCGCCGAGCACGGCATCACGAATGTGGCAGTGCTGGAAAAAGGTTGGCTGGGTGGCGGCAACACCGGTCGCAACACGACGATCGTGCGCTCGAACTATCTACAGACCGAGTCCTCCGATCTCTACGACAAAGCGTTGCAGCTCTGGGAAGGTTTGAGCCAACACGTGAACTACAACAACATGTTTTCACAGCGCGGCGTCTACAACCTTGCCCATACCCCGGGTGATGTTCGCACCACACTGCGACGGGTCAATGCCAATCGGCTGAACGGCATCGATGCCGAGTACCACGAACCGGCCGACATCCGCGCCAACATCCCGTATATCAATACGTCACCGGATGCGCGCTACCCCATCCTCGGCGGCTCGTTCCAGCCTCGGGCCGGCGTAGCGCGGCACGACGCCGTCGCTTGGGGCCTAGCCCGTGCCGCGGACGAACGCGGCGTAGACATCATTCAAAACTGCGAAGTCACCGGCATCAATCGCGATGGCGGCCAGGTTACTGGCGTCGAAACCACCCGGGGCACGATCAACGCGCCCAAGGTCGGTGTAGTCGTCGCCGGCCATTGCTCGGTGCTGGCAGAAATGGCCGGGCTCAGATTGCCGATCGAGTCGCATCCGCTGCAGGCCTGCGTATCGGAGCCGGTTAAGCCGGTGCTGGACACGGTGGTCATGTCCAATCAAGTCCACGGCTATGTGAGCCAGTCCGACAAAGGCGAACTGGTCATGGGCGCCGGTATTGATAGCTATTCAGGCTACGGCCAACGTGGCAGCCCGCGCGTGATCGAAAACTTTATTGCTGCTCTCAAGGAAATGTTCCCGGTCTTTTCGCGTATGCGGATCTTGCGTCAGTGGGCCGGTATCGTCGACACCGCGCCCGACGCCAGCCCAATCCTATCCAAGACCGATGTCGACGGTCTGTATTTCAACTGCGGCTGGGGCACCGGCGGTTTCAAAGCCACCCCCGGATCCGGCTGGGTCTTCGCTCACACCATTGCCCGCGACGAGCCACATCCGATCAACGCACCGTTCTCGTTGGAGCGATTCACCAGCGGCCGCTTGGTCGACGAACACGGCGCGGCTGCGGTCGCGCATTAATCCCGAGGAGATCGATCATGCTCGAGATTCCCTGCCCTTGGTGCGGCCCGCGAGACGAGTCCGAGTTCGCCTACGGCGGTGAAGCCCACCTGAACCGACCCGATCCGGAAACCGCAAGCGATCGCGAGTGGGCCGCATATCTGTACTACCGCGATAACAAAGCCGGTGTGCATGCCGAGCGCTGGCACCACACCCATGGCTGCCGGCGCTGGTTTAACGCGGTGCGCGATACCGTGACCTATCGTTTTCACTCCGTGTACACCATGGACGACGAGCAACCCGCAGAGATTGACCAATGAGCCGTAACGCGGGGACAAACGACACCGACCGAGCACCGAGTGGTGGCCATCGCCTCGATCATGGCGGCCGCATCGATCGTTCAAAGCAACTTCGGTTTTGGTACAACGGACGTGAACTAACTGGCTACGCAGGCGATACACTGGCCTCGGCGCTCATGGCCAACGGCATCGACGTTCTCGCCCGTAGTTTCAAACTGCGTCGGCCGCGGGGGATTCTCACCCACGGTGCGGCCGAGCCAAACGCCATCGTCCAGGTCGACCAAGGTGCCCGCGCGCGGCCTACCCAGCGCGCCACGCAGACCGAACTGCACTTCGATCTAGATGCTCGGATGGTTAACGTCTGGCCGAACGCCAAGCACAACCTCACGGGGCTGATGGGGTTGGCCGGGCGCTTCATGCCGGCCGGGTTCTACTACAAGACATTCATGCGGCCGGCCCGACTGTGGCAACGCTATGAACAAGTCATCCGCAAAGGTGCGGGCTTAGGCTACGCGCCGGAGCAAAACGACCCAGACGTCTACGACAAGCGCTACGCACACTGTGATGTGCTGGTCGCTGGCGCCGGGCCAGCCGGTTTGATGGCCGCACTCACCGCGGCCCGCAGCGGCGCGCGGGTCATCCTGTCCGACGAGCAAAACGAATTCGGTGGCAGCCTACTGGATGCACCCGGAACCATCGACGGTGCACCGGCTATAAACTGGGTCTCGGCCGTGGTCGCCGAGCTTCAAACATACCCCGAGGTCACGCTGCTGAAGCGGTCGACGGTGTTCGGCTACTACGACCATAATCGTGTCCATATCAACGAAAACCGAACCGACCACCTACCACCCGACCAGCGTGACGAACCGCGCCACCGGCTATGGAAAGTACGTGCCCGGCGTGTGATCTGCGCGACCGGTGCCATGGAGCGTCCGCTGGTATTCGCCAACAACGACCGCCCCGGCGTCATGATGGCCTCGGCCGCCGCGGCCTACACCCACCGCTACGCCGTAGCGCCGGGACGTCGCGCGGTGGTATTCACCAACAACGACAGCGGTTATCGCGCCGCGATCGAGCTGCATCAGGCTGGCATCGAGATCGCCGCGATCGTCGACAGTCGCGACCCGGCTGGCGGTCACTGGCATAAGCAGGCAGCCGACGCCGGCATCCACATGATTACGCGCTCGGCCGTGTTCGACGTGCGCGGCAACAAGCGCGTGCGTGGTGTCCACGTCGCACGACTCAACGCCAATGACACCGCACTTGGTGGCCATCAACAAACCATCGATTGCGATTTACTGGCTGTGGCCGGCGGCTGGAACCCAGTCGTCCATCTACACTCGCAATCCGGCGCGCGACCGCACTTCGATCCGAAACTTGCGACGTTCGTACCCGGCGAATCCGTGCAACCAGAAGCCTCGGCCGGCTCGGCCAACGCCACCTTCGGCCTGGCCGCCGCGCTCGCAGAAGGCGCTCAAACCGGCCACGAGGCGGTTTCGGCCTGCGGCATCGAAACCAGCGAGATCACGCTTCCCACGGCTGATAACGACCAGCCGGAGGCCAACATCACACCGCTCTGGCGCGTGCCGCACCGCAAGTCGCCTGAAAACGGCCCCAAACAATTCGTCGACTACCAAAACGACGTCAGCAGTGCGGACTTACGATTGGCGGTACGCGAGAATTATCGTCACATTGAGCATGTTAAGCGCTATACCGCGCTCGGCTTCGGCACGGATCAGGGCAAACTCGGCAACATCAACGGCATGGCGATCGTCGCCGAGGCACGCGGTTTAACACCGGGAGAGGTCGGCACGACCACATTCCGCCCCGCCTATACACCAGTCAGCTTCGGCGCCACCGTCGGCCGCGACGTCGGCACCCTTTACGACGCGACACGCAAAACGCCGATGCACGATCGCCACGTGGCAGCCGGCGCGGTGTTCGAGGACGTCGGCCAGTGGAAGCGTGCGCGCTACTACCCCGAACCCGGCGACACCATGCAGGACGCAGTCGACCGCGAAGTCTGGGCAACCCACACGGGGATCGGCGTGCTCGACTACTCCACGCTCGGTCAAATCGACGTCAAAGGCCCGGATGCCGCGGCCTTCCTTGATCGCATCTACACCAACAACTGGCAAAAACTCAAAGTCGGCGGTTGTCGTTATGGCCTGATGCTTAATGAAGACGGCTCCATTCTCGACGACGGTGTGAGTCAGCGTATCGAGGATGACCGCTTCCTGATCAACACCTCGACCGGCGGCGCGGCCTCGGTGCTGAGCTGGATGGAAGACTGGCTACAGACCGAATGGCCGGAGATGCAGGTCTATCTGACGTCGCTGACCGATCAGCTGTCGACAATCGCCATCGGCGGCCCGTTTAGTCGCAAGCTCTGCGAAGAAATCTGCGAAGGCATCGATTTCTCGGCCGAAGCGTTCCCGTTTTTCGCCTGGCGCGACGGCAAGGCCGCGGGCATCCACGCCCGCGTGGCGCGAGTCAGTTTCTCGGGCGAGCTATCGTTCGAGATCACCGTGCCGGCCCAATATGCCGGCCGGCTCTGGGACGCCGTCATGGACGCTGGCGCGAAATACGGCGCTCATCCTTATGGCACCGAGACGATGCACGTCCTACGCGCCGAGAAAGGCTTCATTATCGTTGGCCAGGACACCGACGCCACGGTCACGCCTCACGATCTCGGCATGGGCGGCCTGTTATCCAAGAAAAAGGATTTCCTCGGCAAACGTAGTCTGGCGCTGGCCGAACCGGCACGCGAAGGTCGCCAGAACCTTGTTGGCATTAAGCCACACGATCCCAACACGATCGTGCCGGAAGGCGCCCAACTCGTAACCGACCCGGATGCCGCCAAACCGATGCCGATGGCCGGGTTTGTCACATCATCCTATTACAGCTCGCGACTCGGCCACTCGTTCGGGCTGGCGATGGTTACCGACGGCCGCAACCGTCACGGTGAAACCGTCTATTCACCCCAGGCCGACGGCCGCGTAATCCCAGCCGATATCTGCTCGCAGGTATTTTTCGATCCGGAAGGCAAGCGTCAAAATGTCTGATACCACCATCGGAAGCGCAACCCCAGTTGTCGAAAGCGCCGCCACGCCCGCCGGCAGCACCCGCGGCGAGCTGGGCGTTTCGGTCACTGAACAACCGGTCGCCGGCGCTATCAACCTACGCGGTCACGCCGATGATCCAGCGTTTGCCAACGCCGTTAAACATGCACTCGGCCTAGCACCGCCGACAACGCCCAACACGATCGCCGATGGCGACGGGCTTGAGGCCCTCTGGCTGGCGCCAACCGAATGGCTCATTCGGTGCGAGCTAAGCGCTCAGGTCGAGCTTGAAAACGCGCTCGGTGACACTCTCGCTGACCAGTTCACGGCCATCAACGATGTCAGCGGCTATTACGCTACATTCACCGTGCACGGTCGCAACGCCCGCCATCTGCTCGAACGGGCGACGCCACTGGATATCCACCCGCGTGTTTTTGGCCCCGGCCAGTGTGCACAAACCGTATTCGCTCAGACCAGCGCAATTATCCTGCCGCGCGAGGCCGAAACCACCCGCTTCGACCTCATCATTCGACGCAGCGCAGCAGACTACGCCTGGCACTACCTCGACGACGCCATTCGCTGCATGGATTGATCTTTTCTGAGCGGAACCAGCATGAGCACCCTAGGAACGCCTCCCACAGGCTTCCCGGGGAGCCAACAGGCCAGCACTCAGCAGACCCCGGTGTCGTGGCCTGACTGTAACGCTGGCGGCCTGCATGGCGCTGCTGTACGCCGTCGCCACCCTGGCCTCGGCTATCACTGCTGTCACCTTCACCGCCGTCAGCGGGATCCGGCTCCTCTCTGGGGTCGCCCCGCCTGCCTGTTCCTCGTCGCAGGGCTGGCCGCCCTCAGGCTAGCCGGGCCATGGACAGATGGGGTCGCACTCCGGCCCTCGTGGCCGGGTTCGCCATAGGTAGCTCGGCTGCGGACTCGTCGCCGTCGGCGTCGACGAGCTTGGGCACATCGGCGGCGTTGACATCGCGCACCACCGCGCCAGCTTGGAATCAAAGCTGGCGACTTTGATCACTCGCCGACTTGCCAATGTCAGAAACAAGTTCTTGGTCGGCAGCTTTTGTTATTTCAAAATACGATCGCGCCGCGTTGTGCGGGCTTTTGGCGCTCAGTCTTGAGCGCGCGGTCAGGCCGGACATGTTCGGGGCATCGCTGCCTAGCACCGAAGCATAAGCCCTGTCCTTACCTAATATGGGTCCATATGCGCGCTTTACGCCTAGTCCCGTTCCACTGGACATGCCTTGAGCATCGGCATTGTCCGCGCCAGGGGAACACGCGTGGGGGGGACTGTTACCTAACTCCTAAATTAAGCAACAATTACATTAACTTATTTTAATGTTAATGGTGGCCGGAGGTGGAATCGAACCACCGACACTGCGATTTTCAGTCGCATGCTCTACCGACTGAGCTATCCGGCCGTTTTATCTGCCACGCGGCAAGCGCGTATTAAATCGTTGCGCGGCCCAGGCGTCAACCGCCGTGGCTAATTTTTTGGCGGTACGTAGTGGGTCTCGGCAGTCTGGCCTTGCCCGAAGAAATATTCCTCGGTTTGTTCGGCCAGGAATTCGCGCGCCTTGGGGTCGGCCAGATGCAGGCCATATTCGTTGATTAGACGCGTCTGCTCGACCAGCCACTGCTGCCAAGCCTGCTGCGAGACGTTGTCGTAGATGCGCTGGCCGAGTTCGCCGGGTAGCGGCTTGGCAGGCAGACCTTCGGCTTCGATGCCGAGTTTAATGCAGTGGACGGTGTGGCTCATAGCTCGTATTCATATTGGCGATCGGTTACGACACGCTTAATCGGCGCCGGAACGCCCGGCAATTCGGCGGTATCGAACCAGTCCATGTCGGCCTCCATGATACGGGTTGCCCGCGTTGCTTGCAGCTTAATGATGTGAATATCCAGCTCAAAATGGGTGAACACGTGGCGAAATGCCGGTAAACGAGCATCAACGCTACTTTCAATGCCCAACTGTTGACGACAAAACGCGGCCACATCGCTGGCCTCGGGTATTTCCGGCAAACTCCAGAGCCCACCCCAAATGCCGGCTGGCGGCCGCTTTTCGAACAGGATGTGGCCAGCTTCGTTCACGATTAAGGCCATGTGTGTTGTCCGGACCGGCTTGCGGCGTTTCTTGCGCGGCGCTGGGATGGCGTTTTGCACGCCATGCGCCAATGCTTGGCAGCCGTCGGCTAGCGGACACACATCGCAACGCGGGTTGCGGCGCACACAAACCGTCGCACCGAGATCCATGATGGCCTGTGTGTAGTCGGTGATGCGTTTTTCCGGCGTATACGCGCGGGCAAGTTGCCATAGTCGGTTGTCGTAGCGCGATGTACCCGGCGTATCCTCGATCGCAGCCAGCCGTGCGAGCACACGCTTGGCGTTGCCATCGAGAATCGGTGCCCAATCGCCCCAGACCTGGGCGACAATCGCACCGGCTGTCGACTGGCCGATTCCCGGCAGCTCGAGTAGCGCGTCGAAATCGCGCGGCAACTCACCGCCGTGGCGTTCAATAATGCGGCCCGCCGCTGCGTGCATATTGCGTGCACGCGCATAGTAGCCAAGCCCCGACCACGCATGCATGACAGCATCGACGTCGGCCGCGGCTAGCGCCTCGACATCCGGGAACCGCGCCAGGAAAGCGTTGAAATAGCCGATAACGGTTGTCACCTGCGTCTGCTGCAGCATGATTTCCGCAATCCAAACCCGGTACGCCGTGCGCGGATGCTGCCAGGGCAGATCGTGGCGGCCATGTCGATCGAACCAGCGCAATAGCGCCGCGTCGATGGCAACCGGCGGTTCAGTACTGGGCGATATAGTTTGGGCGGCTGGCTGGGTCAAGCTTCCCAGTGTATCGGCGGTGCGCCGGACTTGAAAATCAATCTCGACGCAACTCCGCGGCAAATTCTTAGAACATCCAGCCAGTGGGGGACGGCGGTGCTGCGTTGTCCCCCAGCGCTTTCAAGCCTTTGACACAGCGCACAATAAGCCAAATCAGCCAGAACAACAGGACGAAGAAGCCGATAATCACAAACGACAACAGCACGCCAATAAAGATGTATAACACCCCGATCCAGAACGTGCGTATCTGGAATTGATAGTGCTGCTGCAGCCATGCCGGCGCGTCATCCTTATGGATATACGCCATGATGACGCCGATAATCCCCGTCACGCCGATGAATAGACTGACAAGGTAAAGGACATAGATGATCTTGGCGTTATTGGCGCCGCTCACATCTTGTGGCGTCATTTCGGTCATCTTATCTCTCAATAGAACCGTCGGTAATTAATTCTCGAGGCGATGCGACACCCTCTGCTTAATTTACTACAGCCATCCAACTGCTTGGTCTGGGCATCACCGAGCTTCCAACGGAGTTTATCGCCAAGCGGCTCCTTTTAATAGCGGCGGTAACTGATCACCGTACGCCCGGCAGCTCCGCGGCATTTACGCGCGCTTTTTATTGCGATTGTCGCCTGTGTCTTCTGGGCCGTGGTGCGCGGTTTCTGCAACGTGGCTGCACGTTCTATCAAAAAGCGGTGCTGCGGGTCATGTCAGATGTTCGCGAACAAGGTCAATCCGCGTTAATCTTGTGAATTACTCATCAGACAGGCGTTTAACCAAACGACAATTGATGCAACTTTGGATTAACGGCGAGCAAACCGAATTTCGTGACGCGGTGACGCTGGCAGATCTATTGCACGAACTCGACTATGGCGAGCGGCGCATCGCTGTCGAGCACAACGGCGAGATCGTGCCCGGAGATCAGCACACCACGACCCAGCTGGCCGACGGCGACCGGCTCGAAATCGTCCACGCCATCGGCGGCGGCCAAGCCCAGGTGGAGTCGGACACGCTCAACGTGGCCGGCCGGCGCTTCAACTCGCGGCTGCTGGTTGGCACCGGCAAATACGCCGACCTCGACGAAGCCGAGGCCGCGCTAGCCGCAAGCGGTACCGAAATCGTAACCATGGCCATCCGCCGTACGCCGGCCTTCACCGATCCGGACGCGCGCGCCAAGCGCAACCTGCTCGATGTCGTATCACCCGAACGCTACACACCATTACCGAATACCGCCGGCTGCGCCACGGCTGACGACGCCGTCCGCGCCTGCCGCATGGCACGTGAACTGCTCGACGGCCACAACTTGGTCAAACTTGAGGTCATCGGCGACGAGAAAACGCTGTATCCAGACATGACCGAGACGCTGGCCGCAGCCGAAAAGCTGGTGGCCGATGATTTCGATGTCATGGTCTATACCAACGACGATCCGATTGCCTGCCGGCGGCTAGAGTCGATGGGCTGTGTCGCGATCATGCCGCTGGCCGGGCCGATCGGCTCGGGGTTGGGGATCCAAAACCGCTACAACGTACTAGAGATCGTCGAAAACGCCGATGTGCCGGTTCTGGTCGACGCCGGCGTTGGCACGCCATCCGATGCGGCCATTGCCATGGAGCTCGGCTGCGACGGCGTGCTCATGAACACGGCTATCGCCCAAGCCGGCAAACCGGTGCTGATGGCCCAGGCCATGCGTCACGCAGTGAATGCCGGCCGCCAAGGCTACCTGGCCGGACGCATGCCGCGACGGCGCTACGCGTCGGCCTCATCACCCGCCAACAATCTACCGTTTTAACAGGCATTGGACACAACCCAAACGACTGACTACCGGCCTATCCGAAGCTTCACCAAGCGCGAAGGCCGGCTGACGCCGGGCCAGCAGAAAAAGCTGGATCAGCTGTGGCCACGCTACGGTGTTGCGACGCCGAGTGAGCCACTGAACTGGGCAACAGTGTTCGGCCGCAACGCGCCAATCACGCTCGAGATCGGCTTCGGTGCGGGCGAAGTGCTCGCCACGCGTGCGCCGGCCGAACCCGAACGTGACTTCATCGGCATCGAAGTCTATCGCACCGGCATTGCACGCCTTATGGGGGCACTCGACGCCTCGGGCGCACACAACGTGCGGCTGCTCAGCGG
Encoded proteins:
- a CDS encoding sarcosine oxidase subunit alpha family protein, translated to MSRNAGTNDTDRAPSGGHRLDHGGRIDRSKQLRFWYNGRELTGYAGDTLASALMANGIDVLARSFKLRRPRGILTHGAAEPNAIVQVDQGARARPTQRATQTELHFDLDARMVNVWPNAKHNLTGLMGLAGRFMPAGFYYKTFMRPARLWQRYEQVIRKGAGLGYAPEQNDPDVYDKRYAHCDVLVAGAGPAGLMAALTAARSGARVILSDEQNEFGGSLLDAPGTIDGAPAINWVSAVVAELQTYPEVTLLKRSTVFGYYDHNRVHINENRTDHLPPDQRDEPRHRLWKVRARRVICATGAMERPLVFANNDRPGVMMASAAAAYTHRYAVAPGRRAVVFTNNDSGYRAAIELHQAGIEIAAIVDSRDPAGGHWHKQAADAGIHMITRSAVFDVRGNKRVRGVHVARLNANDTALGGHQQTIDCDLLAVAGGWNPVVHLHSQSGARPHFDPKLATFVPGESVQPEASAGSANATFGLAAALAEGAQTGHEAVSACGIETSEITLPTADNDQPEANITPLWRVPHRKSPENGPKQFVDYQNDVSSADLRLAVRENYRHIEHVKRYTALGFGTDQGKLGNINGMAIVAEARGLTPGEVGTTTFRPAYTPVSFGATVGRDVGTLYDATRKTPMHDRHVAAGAVFEDVGQWKRARYYPEPGDTMQDAVDREVWATHTGIGVLDYSTLGQIDVKGPDAAAFLDRIYTNNWQKLKVGGCRYGLMLNEDGSILDDGVSQRIEDDRFLINTSTGGAASVLSWMEDWLQTEWPEMQVYLTSLTDQLSTIAIGGPFSRKLCEEICEGIDFSAEAFPFFAWRDGKAAGIHARVARVSFSGELSFEITVPAQYAGRLWDAVMDAGAKYGAHPYGTETMHVLRAEKGFIIVGQDTDATVTPHDLGMGGLLSKKKDFLGKRSLALAEPAREGRQNLVGIKPHDPNTIVPEGAQLVTDPDAAKPMPMAGFVTSSYYSSRLGHSFGLAMVTDGRNRHGETVYSPQADGRVIPADICSQVFFDPEGKRQNV
- a CDS encoding sarcosine oxidase subunit beta family protein — translated: MSDKRRQKYSAFSLFAQGLSHHKHWQQAWRSPEPKSHYDVIIIGAGGHGLATAFYLAAEHGITNVAVLEKGWLGGGNTGRNTTIVRSNYLQTESSDLYDKALQLWEGLSQHVNYNNMFSQRGVYNLAHTPGDVRTTLRRVNANRLNGIDAEYHEPADIRANIPYINTSPDARYPILGGSFQPRAGVARHDAVAWGLARAADERGVDIIQNCEVTGINRDGGQVTGVETTRGTINAPKVGVVVAGHCSVLAEMAGLRLPIESHPLQACVSEPVKPVLDTVVMSNQVHGYVSQSDKGELVMGAGIDSYSGYGQRGSPRVIENFIAALKEMFPVFSRMRILRQWAGIVDTAPDASPILSKTDVDGLYFNCGWGTGGFKATPGSGWVFAHTIARDEPHPINAPFSLERFTSGRLVDEHGAAAVAH
- a CDS encoding MFS transporter, producing the protein MMPAIRVGTTGFGLIAVCYGFARFAFGLFLPQIRADLALSSSLAGVISGGAFLAYCLAIVVSAHLSERIGARAIAVAAALVACAGTLGIATSASPAWLAIFVVLAGASTGLASPPMADAVSHAVAKRHQDATNTVINAGTSAGVALSGPIALIMGDDWRMVFTIFSGIAFALAVAAFISLPTNTAQRRRTRHTNHSRLPSLNANLIRLVGASCLMGISSTALWSFGGEIVTLRLDWAARGAGLLWTMIGTAGVCGAAAGWLTVRLGLNAVHWLFLAVLAASIGMLGLTFTTPTLTLIGGALFGAAYVMLTGIYLVWGTSALPNRPATGLMVGFLTIAVGQTIGAPLFGFLMSRTSLEIAVLAFSGLGLAAGLFWSESPPNQVTTADIGHDPLTECSTHQ
- a CDS encoding oxidative damage protection protein; translated protein: MSHTVHCIKLGIEAEGLPAKPLPGELGQRIYDNVSQQAWQQWLVEQTRLINEYGLHLADPKAREFLAEQTEEYFFGQGQTAETHYVPPKN
- a CDS encoding TetR/AcrR family transcriptional regulator codes for the protein MDIDAQLLATAERLFDRDGFNATGMGRVIQETGLSSRTVYKHATSKSALMAMVLSERQRRFFEHLDARSTDALFASLTIWVEQEGARGCLFFRAHAETGGNTPVIERAVTAYHSYLHARIAELVALETGATHDDLTDQMLALFEGATTAATYRGIAVIEAARIRAQNFIAEAKQQ
- the thiS gene encoding sulfur carrier protein ThiS, with translation MQLWINGEQTEFRDAVTLADLLHELDYGERRIAVEHNGEIVPGDQHTTTQLADGDRLEIVHAIGGGQAQVESDTLNVAGRRFNSRLLVGTGKYADLDEAEAALAASGTEIVTMAIRRTPAFTDPDARAKRNLLDVVSPERYTPLPNTAGCATADDAVRACRMARELLDGHNLVKLEVIGDEKTLYPDMTETLAAAEKLVADDFDVMVYTNDDPIACRRLESMGCVAIMPLAGPIGSGLGIQNRYNVLEIVENADVPVLVDAGVGTPSDAAIAMELGCDGVLMNTAIAQAGKPVLMAQAMRHAVNAGRQGYLAGRMPRRRYASASSPANNLPF
- the mutY gene encoding A/G-specific adenine glycosylase: MTQPAAQTISPSTEPPVAIDAALLRWFDRHGRHDLPWQHPRTAYRVWIAEIMLQQTQVTTVIGYFNAFLARFPDVEALAAADVDAVMHAWSGLGYYARARNMHAAAGRIIERHGGELPRDFDALLELPGIGQSTAGAIVAQVWGDWAPILDGNAKRVLARLAAIEDTPGTSRYDNRLWQLARAYTPEKRITDYTQAIMDLGATVCVRRNPRCDVCPLADGCQALAHGVQNAIPAPRKKRRKPVRTTHMALIVNEAGHILFEKRPPAGIWGGLWSLPEIPEASDVAAFCRQQLGIESSVDARLPAFRHVFTHFELDIHIIKLQATRATRIMEADMDWFDTAELPGVPAPIKRVVTDRQYEYEL
- a CDS encoding sarcosine oxidase subunit gamma, which codes for MSDTTIGSATPVVESAATPAGSTRGELGVSVTEQPVAGAINLRGHADDPAFANAVKHALGLAPPTTPNTIADGDGLEALWLAPTEWLIRCELSAQVELENALGDTLADQFTAINDVSGYYATFTVHGRNARHLLERATPLDIHPRVFGPGQCAQTVFAQTSAIILPREAETTRFDLIIRRSAADYAWHYLDDAIRCMD
- a CDS encoding sarcosine oxidase subunit delta, which codes for MLEIPCPWCGPRDESEFAYGGEAHLNRPDPETASDREWAAYLYYRDNKAGVHAERWHHTHGCRRWFNAVRDTVTYRFHSVYTMDDEQPAEIDQ